Genomic segment of Candidatus Palauibacter australiensis:
CCGTGCCGCACGGGTTCCGTTCGAGCTTCCGGGACTGGGCGGCGGAATGCACGGATGCGCCGCGCGCGGTCATGGAGGCGGCGCTGGCGCACGCGGTGAGGAACAGGGCGGAGGCGGCGTATGCCCGCTCCGATCTGTTCGAGCGCCGACGCGACCTGATGGAGCGGTGGGCGGAGTATCTGGCGGGCCGGGGTGCGGGCAACGGAGCCTGATGCGGCCATTCCGGTCCCATCTACCCTCCACGACAGGCTCAGAGCCCTTTTCCGGCGATCCGAGGGGCATTTCGGGTAATCTGCGGGCCGTAGGATCGCCTCTGACGCACGATCGCCGGTCCCCGAGGGGTAGGGGTAGGCCGAAACCGCTTGACCAGCGGCAGGTCCGGTGTTCGCGTTCAGTCCGTGACGGCAGACCGGCAGCCCCACCGCGAGCGGAGGTGATTGCGCTTGTCCCCGAGATACTCCTGCTGCGTCGATCTCCATCTGATCCTTCGCCGCCATCGGCAGGTCTTGCTCGGACGACGGATCGGGACGGGGTTCGCGGATGGAATGTACGGCGTGCCATCGGGACACTTGGAGGACGGTGAAGCGGTCACCGCCGGCTTGATCCGGGAAGCCGCCGAGGAGACGGGTGTCGTCGTCGAGGCCGCCGATCTGAGATTCGTGCATGCCATGCACCACCGCACCGACGAAGGACGCATCGCCCTGTTCTTCGAGGCGGGGAAGTGGACTGGGGACATCCTGAACCGCGAGCCGGACAAGTGCGCTGGCTGGCGATGGTTCGACCTCTGCGGGCTCCCCGATCCGGTCGTCACCTACCTGGCCGAAGCGCTCCGCAAGATCGCGGAAGGCATCCCGTATTCGGAGAGAAGTTGGGAGTGACTTGGATGTGCGGTCCGACGACGCCGGGGGGCTTGCCCACGACGGCCCGGTCGAGGCTGTTCCGGGTGATGCCCGGAGAGGCGTTTCGGCGGCTCTGCCGGGGCTGGCTTCCGGCCCGGTAATGGCCGGCAGCCAGCACACGCGACGTTGAACGTCGCGGTCCGGCCAAGGGGGGAGTCTCGCCCCCTTGGAACCCCCGATTCGTGCGCCGTTGCCGCGATGGCGGGCAATTGGCATGCGCGGTCCCGAACCGCTACCCGGACACCCTCCTGGCCAACCCCTCGAAAGCCGTCCCGGTTGCCAGCCTTCGCGAGAGGAGGACGGGGAAGTCGGCTCCTGCCTTTTTCGCGGCGTGAGTTCCTCTCATCTTTCATGCCGGGCGGCGAACTCCCGAAAATCCT
This window contains:
- a CDS encoding integrase, with the translated sequence VPHGFRSSFRDWAAECTDAPRAVMEAALAHAVRNRAEAAYARSDLFERRRDLMERWAEYLAGRGAGNGA
- a CDS encoding NUDIX domain-containing protein, giving the protein MSPRYSCCVDLHLILRRHRQVLLGRRIGTGFADGMYGVPSGHLEDGEAVTAGLIREAAEETGVVVEAADLRFVHAMHHRTDEGRIALFFEAGKWTGDILNREPDKCAGWRWFDLCGLPDPVVTYLAEALRKIAEGIPYSERSWE